A genomic region of Sideroxydans sp. CL21 contains the following coding sequences:
- the apaG gene encoding Co2+/Mg2+ efflux protein ApaG → MEDSSHYRIKISVQVRYLADQSDEADNRHVFAYTITLANEGEHAVQLLSRHWIINDANNHVQEVRGKGVVGEQPVIKPGQSFEYTSGTVLATQVGTMSGSYQMQVVDGGEFSVPIPQFVLSVPRVLH, encoded by the coding sequence ATGGAAGATTCCTCACACTATCGCATCAAGATTTCCGTGCAAGTGCGCTACCTTGCCGACCAGTCCGATGAGGCCGATAACCGCCACGTATTCGCGTACACCATTACACTGGCCAACGAAGGCGAGCACGCCGTGCAATTGCTGAGTCGTCACTGGATCATCAACGATGCCAACAACCATGTGCAGGAAGTAAGGGGCAAGGGCGTGGTGGGCGAACAACCCGTCATCAAGCCGGGTCAGAGTTTTGAATACACCAGCGGCACCGTACTGGCAACGCAGGTAGGCACCATGTCCGGCAGCTATCAGATGCAGGTGGTGGACGGCGGTGAGTTCTCGGTGCCTATCCCGCAATTCGTCTTGAGTGTGCCGCGTGTATTGCACTAA
- a CDS encoding murein transglycosylase A, whose product MLKSKSVRLVLLLSVLLASCQTPPPPQPQPKPPVVVPPPVGKAAPDFMVSKWEMLPDWVTQDLSASWPAMQQSCRALRFRPVWLPICAAAAKVGTDDVAAQRAFYETWFTPYQVFNPDGTETGLITGYYEPLLKGSRTRSKRFAYPIYGPPDDMLDVDMGELFPQFRGQHVRGRLVGKRVVPYFNRAEIDAGLDPALKGHELFWVENPVELFFLQIQGSGRIELEDGRRVKIGYAEQNGHNYASIGKKLIEMGELKPEEASMQGIKNWADKNPERLFTLLGQNPSYVFFRELPDTLSAPLGALGVPLTNEYSIAVDPRIIPLGVPVFLATSQPNSPEPLNRLMFAQDTGGAIKGAVRADFFWGFGEIAAVRAGSMKQSGKMWVLFPKGGEPALN is encoded by the coding sequence ATGTTAAAGAGCAAATCTGTTCGGCTGGTACTGTTATTGAGTGTATTGCTTGCTTCGTGTCAGACGCCGCCACCACCGCAACCTCAACCCAAACCACCTGTCGTAGTGCCGCCTCCGGTTGGAAAAGCCGCGCCTGATTTCATGGTGAGCAAGTGGGAAATGTTGCCCGATTGGGTCACGCAGGATTTGTCCGCATCATGGCCGGCCATGCAACAAAGTTGTCGCGCACTCAGATTCAGGCCGGTGTGGTTGCCCATTTGTGCCGCCGCCGCGAAGGTAGGCACCGACGATGTGGCTGCGCAGCGAGCCTTTTACGAAACCTGGTTCACGCCCTACCAGGTATTCAATCCGGATGGCACCGAAACTGGGCTCATCACCGGTTATTACGAACCGTTGCTGAAAGGCAGCCGCACGCGCAGCAAACGTTTTGCCTACCCCATCTATGGTCCGCCGGACGACATGCTCGACGTGGACATGGGCGAGCTTTTCCCGCAGTTCAGGGGCCAGCACGTGCGCGGACGACTGGTAGGCAAACGTGTTGTGCCCTATTTCAACCGCGCCGAGATCGATGCAGGTCTCGATCCGGCATTGAAGGGGCACGAACTGTTCTGGGTGGAAAATCCCGTCGAACTGTTTTTCCTGCAAATTCAAGGATCCGGCCGTATCGAACTGGAAGACGGAAGGCGCGTGAAGATCGGTTATGCCGAACAAAATGGACATAACTACGCTTCCATCGGTAAAAAACTCATCGAGATGGGCGAACTGAAGCCGGAAGAAGCCTCCATGCAAGGCATCAAGAACTGGGCGGATAAGAATCCCGAACGGCTGTTCACACTGCTGGGGCAGAATCCCAGTTACGTTTTTTTCCGTGAACTGCCAGACACGCTTTCCGCACCGCTCGGCGCATTGGGCGTGCCGCTCACCAACGAATACAGCATTGCCGTCGATCCGCGCATCATCCCGCTCGGCGTGCCCGTTTTTCTTGCAACTTCGCAGCCCAACAGCCCCGAGCCGCTCAACCGTTTGATGTTCGCGCAGGACACGGGCGGCGCCATCAAGGGTGCGGTGCGGGCGGATTTTTTCTGGGGATTTGGTGAAATTGCAGCGGTACGGGCCGGCAGCATGAAGCAATCCGGGAAGATGTGGGTGTTGTTTCCCAAAGGCGGAGAGCCGGCGCTGAATTGA
- a CDS encoding EAL domain-containing protein: MLKNLHREIYPAGEIIFKEGDLGDGAYIIEEGCVEVSVSSTQRSRIGKGELFGEIALIDQQPRTATVHAIEHTVLIPIPRLLVKELLEKTDPVVRHLLMTILERYRSTRNQPAFDPSRSTVFKRDATRGIATQQLRLAHDIAEALREKQFEMFYQPICDLSSGRMAGFEALIRWHHPVDGLISPMDFLWVAEQTGQIREIGLWTLEQACLDWPSLRQRLNHHTPFVSVNLSPSQLTGDGFVGEVKAIVSKHRMPAPELKLELTETVIINNPELALQLLGKLTESGSTLALDDFGTGHSGLDALHRYPIGTMKIDRAFVSQMLASPHSAKIVQSSIELAHSLKMDVVAEGIENEDERLALLELGCDYGQGWLFGKPASLRRI, encoded by the coding sequence ATGCTAAAGAATCTGCATCGTGAAATTTATCCTGCCGGCGAGATCATTTTCAAGGAAGGCGATTTGGGGGACGGTGCATATATCATCGAAGAAGGATGCGTCGAGGTCAGCGTCAGCAGCACACAGCGGTCTCGTATCGGAAAAGGCGAACTGTTCGGCGAGATCGCGCTGATCGACCAGCAACCGCGCACTGCCACCGTTCATGCTATTGAGCACACCGTGCTCATCCCCATTCCGCGCCTACTGGTGAAGGAACTGCTGGAAAAAACCGACCCTGTAGTGCGTCATTTGCTGATGACTATTCTTGAACGCTACCGCTCCACGCGCAACCAACCCGCTTTTGACCCGTCGCGCTCTACCGTTTTCAAGCGCGATGCCACGCGCGGAATCGCCACACAGCAATTGCGCCTGGCGCACGATATTGCCGAGGCATTGCGAGAAAAGCAGTTTGAAATGTTCTATCAGCCGATTTGCGATCTCTCCAGTGGTCGCATGGCCGGATTTGAAGCACTGATCCGCTGGCATCATCCGGTCGACGGTTTGATCTCTCCGATGGATTTTTTGTGGGTGGCTGAACAGACCGGGCAAATACGCGAGATCGGCCTGTGGACGCTTGAACAAGCCTGCCTCGATTGGCCCTCCTTGCGTCAACGTCTCAATCACCACACTCCCTTCGTCAGCGTCAACCTGTCGCCCTCGCAACTGACCGGAGACGGCTTCGTGGGCGAAGTGAAAGCCATCGTCAGCAAACACCGGATGCCCGCGCCGGAACTCAAACTGGAATTGACCGAAACCGTCATCATCAACAATCCCGAACTCGCGCTGCAACTGCTCGGCAAACTCACCGAATCCGGCAGCACCCTCGCACTGGACGATTTCGGCACGGGACATTCCGGCCTGGATGCACTGCACCGTTACCCCATCGGCACCATGAAGATCGATCGTGCCTTCGTCAGCCAGATGCTCGCCTCCCCGCACAGCGCCAAGATCGTCCAGTCCTCGATCGAGTTGGCGCACTCGCTCAAGATGGATGTGGTGGCGGAAGGGATAGAGAATGAAGATGAACGTCTCGCCCTGCTGGAACTGGGCTGCGACTACGGACAGGGATGGCTGTTCGGTAAACCGGCTTCGTTGAGGCGTATCTAA
- a CDS encoding DUF4149 domain-containing protein yields MIVRYLPRYLATLSITFWVGGMWMLGYVAVPTLFRILPDRQLAGIVAGHLFTSLAYVGMACALYLLVYQLKQFGHAALHRATFRIIGMMLLLVLIGQFVLQPILADLKARAFPLDVMSSFFASQFTTWHAVSGILYLIQSLLGIALVLVSRSE; encoded by the coding sequence ATGATTGTGCGTTATCTGCCCAGATATCTTGCAACTTTGAGTATCACTTTCTGGGTGGGCGGCATGTGGATGCTCGGCTATGTGGCCGTGCCGACACTCTTCAGGATACTGCCCGATCGCCAGCTCGCCGGTATTGTGGCAGGCCATTTATTTACCTCGCTGGCTTATGTCGGCATGGCCTGTGCGTTGTATCTGCTCGTCTATCAACTCAAGCAGTTCGGGCATGCGGCGTTGCATCGTGCAACTTTCCGCATCATCGGCATGATGTTGCTGCTCGTTCTGATCGGGCAATTCGTCCTGCAGCCGATCCTCGCCGATCTCAAGGCCCGTGCATTTCCTCTCGACGTGATGAGTAGCTTTTTTGCATCCCAGTTCACGACCTGGCACGCTGTGTCCGGCATTCTCTATTTGATTCAGAGTTTGCTCGGCATCGCACTGGTGCTTGTTTCAAGAAGCGAATAA
- a CDS encoding DsbC family protein encodes MFKILILLLLSVSLAHAAETDKTAATIKNTLEKNYEQLIGPISQVNKSPIPGLYEVITGDHIFYTDKAAQYLIDGSMFDLKARRNLTEERARVLFAVDFSKLPLDLAVKRVKGNGSRKMAYFADPNCGYCKKLEHELQSVSDVTLYLFLYPIFDGSAEKVQNIWCSADRAKTWEDLMLNGVQPPAVAKCDTPTAKVMALGRNLKVNGTPALIFANGVINPGYMPAAELEKALDSNSK; translated from the coding sequence ATGTTCAAAATTCTGATTTTATTGTTGTTATCTGTTTCCCTGGCGCACGCCGCCGAAACCGACAAGACCGCTGCCACCATCAAAAATACCCTGGAAAAGAACTACGAGCAGCTCATTGGTCCGATCAGTCAGGTCAACAAGTCGCCCATCCCGGGCTTGTATGAAGTGATCACCGGTGACCACATTTTCTACACCGACAAGGCCGCTCAGTACCTCATCGACGGCAGCATGTTCGATTTGAAAGCGCGGCGCAACCTGACCGAAGAACGCGCGCGAGTCTTGTTCGCCGTGGACTTCAGCAAATTGCCGCTTGATCTAGCGGTAAAAAGGGTAAAGGGCAACGGTAGCCGCAAAATGGCCTATTTTGCCGACCCGAACTGCGGCTACTGCAAGAAGCTGGAGCATGAATTGCAGAGTGTCAGCGATGTCACTCTGTACTTGTTCCTTTATCCCATCTTCGACGGTTCTGCGGAAAAGGTCCAGAATATCTGGTGCAGTGCCGACAGGGCCAAGACTTGGGAAGACCTGATGTTGAATGGAGTACAGCCCCCCGCTGTTGCCAAGTGCGACACCCCAACAGCCAAGGTCATGGCATTAGGCAGGAATCTCAAGGTGAATGGCACGCCCGCATTGATTTTCGCCAATGGTGTGATCAATCCCGGCTATATGCCCGCCGCCGAACTGGAAAAAGCCTTGGATAGCAACAGCAAATGA
- a CDS encoding UbiH/UbiF family hydroxylase: MEFDIVIIGGGLVGASLAAALKNSGLRLALIEGQPLPGIDSGWDSRIYAFTPGNVGFLKECGAWQRLDMSRVQQVEEMRVFGDTGSRLNFSAYEIGAPELAFIMESRLLQHALWEDLSKQDNLTLLQPAQCAEMSLLEEAALLKLKDGREIRARLIVGADGRDSWARHQAVMPEVATPYHQHGVVANFGIGKAHRGIAYQWFKPESILALLPLPGKRISIVWSVSPEQSAELLALTQEEFCARVSTASDHTLGELQVITPPAAFALRVLNLAHLTKPRLALIGDAAHNVHPLSGQGVNLGLRDVRELVKVLSQRGTLDCGDLSLLRRYEKARQGDIMSMQLTTDTLKNLFVNANPLLRTLRNAGLSATNSISPLKKMLVRHALN; the protein is encoded by the coding sequence ATGGAATTCGATATCGTTATCATCGGCGGTGGATTGGTAGGCGCAAGTCTTGCTGCCGCGCTCAAAAACAGCGGACTGCGACTGGCATTGATTGAAGGCCAGCCCTTGCCCGGGATCGATTCCGGGTGGGATAGCCGCATATACGCTTTCACCCCTGGCAATGTGGGTTTTCTCAAGGAATGCGGCGCCTGGCAGCGACTGGACATGTCGCGCGTGCAACAGGTGGAAGAAATGCGCGTGTTCGGCGATACCGGATCCAGGCTGAATTTCAGCGCCTATGAGATCGGCGCACCGGAACTGGCCTTCATCATGGAAAGCCGATTGTTACAGCATGCCCTGTGGGAAGACTTGAGTAAACAGGACAACCTGACCCTGCTGCAGCCCGCTCAATGCGCGGAAATGTCGTTGTTGGAAGAGGCTGCCCTTCTGAAATTGAAGGATGGCCGCGAAATTCGCGCCAGGCTCATCGTCGGTGCGGATGGGCGCGATTCCTGGGCGCGCCATCAGGCCGTCATGCCGGAAGTCGCCACGCCTTATCATCAGCACGGAGTGGTCGCCAACTTCGGTATCGGCAAAGCGCATCGCGGTATCGCTTATCAGTGGTTTAAGCCGGAAAGTATCCTCGCGCTGCTGCCATTGCCGGGCAAGCGCATCTCCATCGTCTGGTCGGTCAGCCCGGAGCAATCTGCAGAGCTGTTGGCACTCACTCAGGAAGAGTTTTGCGCCCGCGTATCTACCGCATCCGATCATACGCTGGGCGAGTTGCAAGTCATCACTCCGCCCGCAGCCTTTGCCCTGCGTGTATTGAATCTGGCACATCTCACCAAACCGCGTCTGGCACTGATCGGTGATGCCGCGCATAATGTGCATCCGCTCTCGGGACAGGGCGTTAACCTCGGCCTGCGCGATGTGCGAGAACTGGTGAAGGTGTTATCGCAACGCGGCACTCTGGATTGCGGTGACCTGAGTCTGCTGCGCCGGTACGAAAAAGCACGTCAGGGTGACATCATGTCCATGCAACTCACCACGGATACGCTGAAAAATCTGTTCGTCAACGCCAATCCGCTGCTGCGCACCCTGCGCAACGCCGGACTCTCCGCGACCAACAGCATTTCACCCTTGAAGAAAATGCTGGTACGCCACGCCCTCAACTGA
- the dusB gene encoding tRNA dihydrouridine synthase DusB, with product MQIGRYKLKNNLIVAPMAGVTDRPFRMLCKRMGAGMAVSEMVASNSLLYGSEKTMRRANHEGEVDPISVQIVGADPKMLAQAARYNVDHGAQIIDINMGCPAKKICNVMAGSALMQNEKLVSEILEAVVGSVDVPVTLKIRTGWDKTNRNAVNIARIAESSGIQALAIHGRTRACAYTGDAEYDTIRAVKAEVHIPVIANGDITTPEKARFVLQHTGADAVMIGRAAQGRPWLFREIEHFLQTGTHQLSPQVGEIQAVLIGHLDELYDFYGEHTGLRVARKHISWYTKGLPGSAVFRHRMNQLESVDEQMGAVTDFFEEQKISSERLLYEGELAA from the coding sequence ATGCAAATCGGACGCTACAAGCTCAAGAACAACCTCATTGTCGCACCCATGGCGGGCGTGACGGACAGGCCGTTCCGTATGCTTTGCAAGCGCATGGGCGCGGGCATGGCGGTGTCCGAGATGGTGGCTTCCAATTCCCTGCTGTACGGCTCGGAAAAGACCATGCGCCGCGCCAACCATGAAGGTGAGGTCGATCCGATTTCGGTGCAGATCGTCGGTGCCGATCCCAAGATGCTGGCGCAGGCCGCGCGCTACAACGTGGATCACGGCGCGCAGATTATCGACATTAACATGGGCTGTCCGGCCAAGAAGATCTGTAACGTCATGGCGGGTTCCGCGCTGATGCAGAACGAAAAACTGGTGTCGGAAATTCTGGAAGCCGTCGTCGGCTCCGTGGATGTGCCGGTCACCCTGAAGATACGTACCGGCTGGGACAAGACCAACCGCAATGCGGTCAACATCGCGCGCATTGCCGAATCAAGCGGCATCCAGGCGTTGGCCATTCATGGCCGTACCCGTGCCTGTGCCTATACCGGCGATGCCGAATACGACACCATCCGCGCGGTGAAGGCGGAAGTGCATATCCCCGTCATCGCCAATGGCGACATCACCACGCCGGAAAAAGCGCGCTTCGTGCTGCAACATACGGGCGCGGACGCAGTGATGATCGGTCGTGCCGCACAAGGCCGTCCCTGGCTGTTTCGCGAGATCGAGCATTTCCTGCAGACGGGCACTCACCAGCTCTCGCCACAAGTCGGCGAAATACAGGCTGTGCTGATTGGCCATCTTGATGAACTCTATGATTTTTACGGCGAGCATACCGGGCTGCGCGTGGCGCGCAAGCACATCTCCTGGTACACCAAGGGCTTGCCGGGTTCGGCCGTGTTCCGACACCGCATGAACCAACTGGAGAGCGTGGACGAACAGATGGGCGCCGTAACGGATTTTTTTGAAGAACAAAAAATAAGCAGCGAACGACTGCTTTACGAAGGGGAGCTTGCAGCATGA
- a CDS encoding helix-turn-helix domain-containing protein gives MTEDIGINENDIAKHVRKAVNDYFKDLDGEEPSCGVYDMVLCCVEKPLIETVLHHAGGNQTRTAELLGINRNTLRKKMQDHRIK, from the coding sequence ATGACTGAAGATATAGGGATTAACGAGAACGACATCGCCAAACATGTGCGCAAGGCAGTAAACGACTATTTCAAGGACCTCGACGGCGAGGAGCCTTCGTGCGGTGTATACGACATGGTGCTTTGTTGCGTGGAAAAACCGCTGATCGAAACCGTGTTGCACCATGCGGGTGGCAACCAGACGCGCACCGCCGAATTGCTCGGCATCAATCGCAATACCTTGCGCAAGAAGATGCAGGACCACCGAATCAAATAA
- the purH gene encoding bifunctional phosphoribosylaminoimidazolecarboxamide formyltransferase/IMP cyclohydrolase, with the protein MAIKQALISVSDKSGVLEFARGLHQLGVKILSTGGTAKLFADNGIPVTEVADYTGFPEMLDGRVKTLQPKVHAGILARRDLPEHVATLKKHDIPTIDLVVVNLYPFAATIAKPGCTLEDAIENIDIGGPAMVRSAAKNHAHVAIVTDPADYADVLAEMQTNKGAVSAATKFDLAKKAFSHTAAYDSMISNYLTAINSDGSKSDFPAQINFNFAKVQEMRYGENPHQKAAFYRDLVPLVGGISGYTQLQGKELSYNNIGDADAAWELVKTFDQPACVIVKHANPCGVAIADTALNAYKLAYATDSTSAFGGIIAFNRELDAESATQITTNQFVELIIAPSATEAALKVTAAKQNVRVLTVPLSNAHNQFDFKRVGGGLLVQTPDVLNVQASQLKVVTKVQPTKEQLTDLLFAWRVAKYVKSNAIVFCKDGQTLGVGAGQMSRVDSTRIASIKAQNAGLSLTGSVVASDAFFPFRDGLDVLATAGAKAVIQPGGSMRDEEVIAAADEHGIAMVVTGFRHFRH; encoded by the coding sequence ATGGCCATCAAACAAGCACTCATCAGCGTGTCGGACAAGTCCGGCGTTCTCGAATTCGCCCGCGGTTTGCATCAGCTCGGGGTAAAGATTCTTTCCACCGGCGGAACGGCGAAATTGTTCGCCGACAACGGCATTCCGGTCACCGAAGTGGCCGACTACACCGGCTTTCCGGAAATGCTGGACGGACGCGTGAAGACGCTGCAACCGAAAGTGCACGCCGGCATTCTGGCGCGGCGCGACCTGCCGGAGCATGTCGCCACGTTGAAGAAGCATGACATTCCGACCATCGACCTGGTGGTGGTGAATCTGTATCCGTTTGCGGCGACCATCGCCAAGCCCGGCTGCACGCTCGAAGATGCCATCGAGAACATCGACATCGGCGGGCCGGCCATGGTGCGCTCCGCCGCCAAGAACCATGCGCATGTCGCCATCGTCACCGATCCGGCCGACTACGCCGATGTGCTGGCCGAGATGCAGACCAACAAGGGTGCAGTCTCCGCCGCCACCAAGTTCGATCTGGCGAAAAAGGCGTTCTCGCACACTGCCGCCTACGACAGCATGATCAGCAACTACCTCACCGCGATCAACAGCGACGGCAGCAAGAGTGACTTCCCGGCACAGATCAATTTCAACTTCGCCAAAGTGCAGGAAATGCGCTATGGCGAGAACCCGCACCAGAAGGCCGCGTTCTACCGTGACCTCGTGCCGCTGGTGGGCGGCATCTCCGGCTACACCCAGTTGCAGGGCAAGGAACTTAGTTACAACAACATCGGCGATGCCGATGCGGCCTGGGAACTGGTCAAGACTTTCGATCAACCGGCCTGCGTCATCGTCAAGCACGCCAACCCGTGCGGCGTGGCGATCGCCGACACCGCGCTGAACGCTTACAAGCTGGCTTACGCCACAGACAGCACTTCCGCCTTTGGCGGCATCATCGCCTTCAACCGCGAGCTGGATGCCGAAAGTGCCACGCAGATCACCACCAACCAGTTCGTCGAACTCATCATTGCGCCGAGCGCCACCGAAGCTGCACTGAAAGTGACTGCCGCGAAGCAGAACGTGCGCGTGCTGACCGTGCCGCTGTCCAACGCACACAACCAGTTCGACTTCAAGCGCGTCGGCGGCGGCCTGCTGGTGCAGACGCCGGACGTGCTGAACGTGCAGGCGTCGCAACTTAAAGTCGTGACCAAGGTACAGCCTACCAAAGAGCAATTGACCGACCTGCTGTTCGCCTGGCGCGTGGCGAAGTATGTGAAGTCCAATGCCATCGTGTTCTGCAAGGACGGTCAGACGCTGGGCGTGGGTGCGGGGCAGATGAGCCGAGTGGATTCCACACGCATCGCCAGCATCAAGGCACAGAACGCAGGCCTCAGCCTGACGGGCTCCGTTGTCGCGTCCGATGCCTTCTTCCCGTTCCGCGATGGTCTGGACGTGCTGGCGACAGCAGGCGCGAAAGCGGTCATCCAGCCCGGTGGTTCGATGCGCGACGAGGAAGTCATCGCCGCCGCCGACGAGCATGGGATTGCGATGGTGGTTACTGGCTTCCGTCACTTCAGGCATTAA
- a CDS encoding tetratricopeptide repeat protein: MKVNLLLKHLLLVCGCLFALIGQAVADPLSDAKRAYSANDYVKAAKLLRKLAENGNALAQGLIGAMYVDGKGVPQNYTEALKWLRLAEKQGDDGAQFYLGGVYLNGQGVPQDNIEAMKHYRLAAEQGNKFAQINVGTMYLNGIGITQDYKEAVKWFQLAAGQGETTAQFKLGSCYEYGRGVPQDYKEAMKWYRLAAEQGDALAQSHLGHMYEIGQGDSQNYKEAVKWYRLAAEQGDAVGQYSLGAMYINGRGVSQDYVLSHMWMNIGIANANSANQQELSKPRDLLEHSMTAQQIAEAQELARKCIANKFKGC, translated from the coding sequence ATGAAAGTGAATCTTTTGCTAAAACATTTATTGTTGGTTTGTGGGTGTTTGTTTGCATTGATTGGGCAAGCCGTTGCTGACCCGTTGTCAGATGCAAAACGTGCCTATAGTGCAAATGATTATGTAAAAGCAGCAAAATTACTCAGGAAGCTAGCAGAGAATGGGAATGCTTTAGCACAAGGATTGATTGGGGCAATGTATGTAGATGGAAAAGGTGTTCCACAAAATTACACTGAAGCCTTGAAGTGGCTTCGACTGGCAGAAAAACAAGGTGATGATGGCGCGCAATTCTACCTTGGAGGGGTGTATCTCAATGGACAAGGTGTTCCTCAGGATAATATTGAGGCAATGAAGCATTACCGATTGGCCGCAGAACAGGGTAATAAATTTGCTCAGATAAACGTCGGCACGATGTACTTAAATGGCATAGGTATAACTCAAGATTACAAAGAAGCAGTGAAGTGGTTTCAACTTGCAGCGGGGCAGGGTGAAACTACAGCACAATTCAAGCTTGGGTCTTGTTATGAATATGGACGCGGGGTTCCTCAAGATTATAAGGAAGCGATGAAATGGTATCGGTTGGCCGCAGAACAGGGTGATGCATTAGCGCAATCACACCTTGGGCATATGTACGAAATTGGGCAAGGTGATTCTCAAAATTACAAAGAGGCTGTGAAGTGGTATCGATTGGCAGCTGAACAGGGTGACGCAGTAGGACAATACAGTCTCGGGGCGATGTACATAAATGGGCGTGGTGTCTCTCAAGATTATGTTTTGTCACACATGTGGATGAATATTGGGATAGCTAACGCGAATAGCGCAAATCAGCAGGAATTGAGTAAACCACGTGATTTGTTGGAGCATTCAATGACTGCACAGCAAATTGCTGAAGCGCAAGAACTTGCCAGAAAATGTATCGCTAATAAATTCAAGGGATGTTAG
- the purD gene encoding phosphoribosylamine--glycine ligase, with protein MKILVIGNGGREHALAWRLAQGAKVQKVYVAPGNAGTALEEGVENVAITAIPDLIEFAKRENIELTVVGPEAPLAAGVVDAFRAAGLKIFGPTKAAAQLESSKDFAKRFMTRHNIPTAFFETFSDIAAAKAYVEKHGAPIVIKADGLAAGKGVVVAMSKDEAFDAIDMMLSDNKLGDAGARVVIEEFLEGEEASFIVMVDGKNVLAMATSQDHKRLQDNDQGPNTGGMGAYSPAPVVTPTIHAKVLREVIQPVVRGMESEGITYTGFLYAGLMISPDGGLKVLEFNCRMGDPETQPIMLRLKSDFSAIVEHAIDGTLDKVEAEWDRRTALGVVMAAANYPDTPRKGDVITGLPNGQGAKKLEDAHVFHAGTAMQDGKVVTNGGRVLCVVALGDMVKMAQKHAYDIADTIHFDGCQMRRDIGYRAIGRK; from the coding sequence ATGAAGATATTGGTAATAGGTAACGGTGGTCGCGAACATGCTTTGGCCTGGCGTCTGGCGCAGGGCGCCAAGGTGCAGAAAGTGTATGTTGCACCGGGCAATGCGGGTACGGCGCTGGAAGAGGGCGTGGAAAACGTCGCGATCACCGCGATTCCGGATCTTATCGAGTTCGCTAAACGCGAGAACATCGAGCTCACCGTGGTCGGTCCGGAAGCGCCGCTGGCGGCGGGTGTGGTCGATGCGTTCCGTGCGGCAGGGCTCAAGATATTCGGCCCGACCAAGGCCGCGGCACAACTGGAATCCTCAAAGGATTTCGCCAAGCGTTTCATGACGCGCCACAACATTCCCACCGCGTTTTTCGAGACCTTCAGCGATATCGCGGCTGCGAAAGCTTATGTCGAGAAGCACGGCGCACCCATCGTCATCAAGGCGGACGGCCTCGCAGCAGGCAAAGGCGTGGTGGTGGCGATGAGCAAGGACGAAGCGTTCGACGCCATCGACATGATGCTCTCCGACAACAAGCTCGGCGACGCCGGGGCGCGCGTGGTGATCGAAGAATTCCTGGAAGGCGAAGAGGCCAGCTTCATCGTCATGGTCGACGGCAAGAACGTGCTGGCGATGGCGACCAGCCAGGATCACAAACGTTTGCAGGACAACGACCAAGGCCCCAACACCGGCGGCATGGGCGCATACTCTCCCGCGCCGGTGGTCACGCCGACCATCCATGCCAAGGTGCTGCGCGAAGTCATCCAGCCGGTGGTGCGCGGCATGGAAAGCGAAGGCATCACCTACACCGGATTCCTGTATGCGGGCCTGATGATCTCGCCCGACGGCGGACTCAAGGTTCTGGAATTCAACTGCCGCATGGGCGATCCCGAAACGCAACCCATCATGCTGCGTTTGAAGAGCGATTTTTCCGCCATTGTCGAGCACGCCATCGACGGCACGCTCGACAAAGTCGAAGCGGAATGGGATCGACGCACCGCGCTGGGGGTGGTGATGGCTGCGGCCAATTATCCCGATACGCCGCGCAAGGGCGACGTCATCACGGGGCTTCCCAATGGTCAGGGGGCGAAAAAGCTGGAAGACGCGCATGTGTTCCATGCCGGCACGGCCATGCAGGACGGCAAGGTCGTCACCAACGGAGGACGGGTGCTGTGTGTGGTCGCGCTTGGGGATATGGTGAAAATGGCGCAGAAGCATGCGTATGACATCGCCGATACCATCCACTTCGATGGCTGTCAGATGAGGCGGGATATCGGCTATCGCGCCATCGGACGCAAATAA